In a genomic window of Candidatus Thiothrix sulfatifontis:
- the tsaD gene encoding tRNA (adenosine(37)-N6)-threonylcarbamoyltransferase complex transferase subunit TsaD: MRVLGIESSCDETGVALYDTDKGLLAHRLFSQIAMHAEYGGVVPELASRDHIRRVLPLLREALVDADMTMAGIDGIAYTAGPGLIGALLTGAAIARSMAWGLNVPAVGVHHMEGHLLAPMLEENPPELPFVALLVSGGHTMLVDVPRIGEYHILGESVDDAAGEAFDKTAKLMGLEYPGGPLLAKLAEQGREGIYKFPRPMVDRPGCDFSFSGLKTFSLTTWQKSGQTEQDKADIARAFEEAVVDTLFIKCRRALEQAGRKRLVVAGGVGANRRLRARLAELQAEVYFPRLAFCTDNGAMIAYAGALRLLAGASEAAVINARPRWALTELDAI, encoded by the coding sequence ATGCGCGTACTTGGAATTGAAAGCTCTTGTGATGAAACCGGCGTGGCGTTGTACGACACCGACAAAGGCTTGTTGGCGCATCGCTTGTTCAGCCAAATTGCGATGCACGCGGAATACGGCGGTGTGGTGCCGGAATTGGCATCGCGGGATCATATCCGCCGCGTGTTGCCGTTGCTGCGCGAGGCGTTGGTGGATGCAGACATGACGATGGCGGGTATTGATGGCATTGCGTACACCGCAGGGCCGGGGCTGATCGGGGCATTGCTGACGGGGGCTGCGATTGCGCGGTCGATGGCGTGGGGCTTGAATGTTCCTGCCGTGGGCGTGCATCACATGGAGGGGCATTTGCTCGCGCCGATGTTGGAAGAAAATCCGCCGGAATTGCCGTTTGTGGCGTTGCTGGTATCGGGTGGGCATACCATGTTGGTGGATGTGCCGCGCATTGGCGAATACCACATTCTGGGCGAAAGCGTGGATGATGCGGCGGGTGAGGCGTTTGACAAGACCGCGAAACTGATGGGGTTGGAGTATCCGGGGGGGCCGTTGCTGGCGAAGCTGGCGGAACAAGGACGTGAGGGGATTTACAAATTTCCGCGCCCGATGGTGGATCGACCGGGCTGTGATTTCAGCTTCAGCGGCTTGAAGACGTTTTCACTGACGACGTGGCAAAAGTCTGGGCAGACGGAGCAGGATAAGGCGGATATTGCGCGGGCATTTGAGGAGGCGGTGGTGGATACGCTGTTTATTAAATGTCGGCGGGCGTTGGAACAGGCGGGGCGTAAGCGGCTGGTGGTGGCGGGTGGCGTGGGCGCAAATCGACGTTTGCGGGCGCGGCTGGCGGAGTTGCAGGCGGAGGTGTATTTCCCGCGTTTGGCGTTTTGCACCGATAATGGCGCGATGATTGCGTATGCGGGTGCGTTAAGGTTACTGGCAGGGGCGAGTGAAGCGGCGGTGATTAATGCGCGTCCGCGTTGGGCGTTGACCGAGTTGGACGCGATTTAA
- a CDS encoding ATP-binding protein yields MDKIRHLHTKIEQLLAMFPVVALIGSRQCGKSTLVKQVRPDWKYYDLESPDDYQLISRDPVSFFALNSQHLIIDEAQQYPDVFNVLRGVIDSDRHTKGRFLLTGSSSPSIVKGITESLAGRIATVEMSPFKQTEYYAKPLSSLYELLINEQTQLRDFQSLTPALTLEQSMAIWLQGGYPEPLTLSATIPTFYKQWMDNYIADYLNRDIRGLFPRLNIHNYRRFLTLLAQYSGHQLNMSDMARVLEVSVSTVKDYLDIVHQTFLWRNLEPYTNNPLKRVQKANKGFFSDSGLLHHLLRINNLDQLLLHPVAGFSFESFVTEELIRGLQTTLATRLEFSYYRTIDKSEVDLVIEGDFGTIPVEVKLNATIQPRALRGLENFLTDTNSRYGIVINRGKRVELLTDKIVQIPVQCL; encoded by the coding sequence ATGGATAAAATTCGCCATCTCCACACGAAAATCGAGCAACTACTGGCAATGTTCCCGGTGGTTGCACTTATCGGCTCACGTCAGTGCGGCAAATCTACGCTGGTCAAACAAGTACGCCCCGACTGGAAATATTACGACCTGGAAAGTCCTGACGATTACCAACTAATCAGCCGTGATCCCGTCAGCTTTTTCGCGCTCAACAGCCAACACCTGATCATCGATGAAGCGCAACAATATCCTGATGTGTTCAACGTCTTACGCGGCGTTATCGACAGCGACCGTCACACCAAAGGACGGTTTTTACTGACAGGCTCTAGCTCGCCTTCCATCGTGAAAGGCATCACCGAAAGTCTCGCGGGACGGATTGCGACGGTGGAAATGTCACCGTTCAAACAGACAGAATATTACGCAAAGCCCTTGTCGAGTTTGTATGAGTTGTTGATCAATGAGCAGACCCAGCTACGCGATTTCCAATCCCTTACCCCTGCCCTGACACTCGAACAGAGCATGGCGATTTGGCTGCAAGGTGGCTACCCCGAACCGCTGACACTCAGCGCAACCATCCCCACCTTTTACAAGCAGTGGATGGATAACTACATTGCCGACTATCTCAACCGTGACATTAGGGGCTTGTTTCCGCGCCTGAATATCCATAATTACCGGCGTTTTCTCACGCTGCTGGCGCAATATTCGGGACATCAACTCAATATGAGCGATATGGCGCGGGTACTGGAGGTCAGTGTTTCCACCGTTAAAGATTATTTGGACATCGTTCACCAGACCTTTCTGTGGCGCAACCTAGAACCGTACACCAATAACCCGCTCAAAAGAGTGCAGAAAGCTAACAAAGGATTTTTCAGCGATTCCGGCTTATTGCACCACCTGCTCAGAATCAACAACCTCGATCAACTGTTGTTACACCCCGTCGCAGGGTTTTCGTTTGAAAGTTTTGTGACTGAAGAATTGATTCGCGGTCTACAAACAACCCTAGCAACACGGCTGGAATTCAGTTACTACCGCACCATTGATAAATCGGAAGTCGATTTGGTGATTGAAGGTGATTTCGGCACTATTCCGGTGGAAGTCAAACTAAACGCCACCATTCAACCACGCGCCTTACGCGGCTTAGAAAACTTTTTGACCGATACCAATAGCCGCTACGGTATTGTGATCAATCGGGGCAAACGGGTAGAGCTACTGACGGATAAAATCGTGCAAATACCCGTGCAGTGTTTGTAA
- a CDS encoding lytic murein transglycosylase: protein MNQKWLHGLPVVLLLIMVLFGYSTTIDSAFDAWKQQFRQVAITEGINAETVDRALRGLLPDKKVLRLEAHQPEFTKTVWEYLETAASPERIANGQKLLRDYAPLLQRIHTQYGVQPEYLLAIWGLESNFGNHTGRYSIVRSLATLAYAGETERREFWQKQLIAALKIVQNGDMPPISMQGSWAGAIGHTQFIPTTFESYAVDFDGDGHRDLVNSIPDALASTANYLASSGWERDQPWGFEVRLPAKFDWSQADVDFWLPLNIWETIAGVSAVNGQALESSTSSAFVLLPAGYRGPAFLALRNFDAILKYNNAQNYALAVGYLGDRIQGKPPLLATWPKEDVPLSHAEKVELQTLLTAAGYSTDGLDGKLGPNTRAAVRRWQMDNNLPADGYATLQHLNALRQRVAEKTAN, encoded by the coding sequence ATGAACCAGAAGTGGTTACATGGGTTGCCGGTAGTGTTATTGCTTATAATGGTGTTGTTCGGATACAGCACCACGATTGATAGTGCGTTTGATGCATGGAAGCAGCAATTTCGCCAGGTTGCCATTACGGAAGGTATTAACGCGGAGACCGTGGATAGGGCTTTGCGCGGTTTGCTGCCTGATAAAAAAGTTCTGCGCTTGGAGGCACATCAGCCGGAATTTACTAAAACCGTATGGGAATACCTCGAAACCGCCGCTTCGCCGGAGCGCATTGCCAACGGGCAAAAGCTCTTACGTGATTATGCCCCGCTGCTACAGCGCATCCACACCCAATACGGTGTACAGCCCGAATACCTTTTGGCTATTTGGGGGCTGGAAAGCAATTTTGGCAACCATACCGGGCGTTACAGCATTGTACGTTCCTTAGCGACGCTGGCGTATGCGGGGGAAACGGAACGGCGAGAATTCTGGCAAAAACAACTCATTGCAGCTTTAAAAATTGTGCAAAATGGTGACATGCCGCCGATTTCGATGCAAGGTTCGTGGGCAGGCGCTATTGGACACACCCAGTTTATCCCCACAACGTTTGAAAGCTATGCGGTTGATTTTGACGGCGACGGGCATCGCGATCTGGTCAACAGTATTCCCGACGCGCTGGCCTCCACCGCCAATTATCTCGCCAGTTCCGGTTGGGAACGTGACCAGCCGTGGGGTTTTGAAGTGCGCTTGCCTGCTAAATTCGACTGGTCGCAAGCGGATGTGGATTTCTGGTTGCCATTGAATATCTGGGAAACCATTGCGGGTGTGAGCGCGGTCAATGGGCAAGCCTTGGAGAGCAGCACTAGCAGTGCGTTTGTGCTGTTACCTGCGGGGTATCGGGGGCCAGCGTTTTTGGCATTGCGCAATTTTGATGCGATTCTCAAGTACAACAATGCACAAAATTACGCGCTCGCTGTCGGCTATTTGGGTGATCGTATCCAAGGCAAACCGCCGTTGTTGGCAACTTGGCCTAAAGAAGATGTGCCGCTAAGTCACGCAGAAAAAGTCGAGTTACAAACCTTATTGACGGCAGCGGGTTACAGTACGGATGGTTTGGATGGCAAGTTGGGACCAAACACCCGTGCTGCGGTACGCCGCTGGCAAATGGATAACAATCTACCAGCGGATGGTTACGCGACGTTACAGCATTTGAATGCATTGCGCCAACGTGTTGCTGAAAAGACAGCCAACTAA
- a CDS encoding reverse transcriptase family protein — protein sequence MSQLTRQQLYDKIKETSKDEYILSEMQRLGYWKEDAQPTLAASLIKRRGDLQRQINALASQITDPKAALKAIHQERMAAARQQRIDTKVKREVERYQRAQAWHEKQQNHIHYLGDAAGFKPSAADDLSDAERLNSLGLPVYSNAAELAAGMGITLNELRFLTYSNQVSRVCHYQHFAMQKKSGGTRLISAPMPRLKRLQYWVLDTILQPLELTEQAHGFVTGRSIVSNAQPHLAQKVVINMDLKDFFPTVTYPRIKGTFAQLGYNNEVASLLALLCSEADTQTVEMDEQRYYLNSTSRRLPQGAPTSPALSNVICRTLDKRLQGLATKHGFAYTRYADDLTFSGTDTAAVPALLYGAKATVTAEGFNVHPDKTRIMKQGSKQEVTGIVVNQHLSVDNKKLKQFRALLFQIDKDGYGDKSWGNSYNILASIKSYAHYVRMVNPEKGSRFLEQIAAIQQKHGKPNVAMKFTNTQFRERAAQGKLPLESMQVASVKPTPTLDDTIQHRDVLIEVQQIIGGKS from the coding sequence ATGAGCCAACTCACCCGCCAGCAACTCTACGACAAGATTAAAGAAACCTCCAAGGATGAATACATCCTCAGTGAGATGCAACGCTTGGGCTACTGGAAGGAAGACGCACAGCCGACGCTGGCAGCATCCCTGATCAAACGCCGTGGTGATTTGCAACGCCAAATCAATGCCTTAGCGTCGCAAATTACCGACCCCAAAGCTGCCCTCAAAGCCATCCACCAAGAACGCATGGCAGCGGCGCGTCAGCAACGCATTGATACCAAGGTCAAACGCGAAGTCGAGCGTTACCAACGCGCACAGGCTTGGCACGAAAAACAGCAAAATCACATCCATTACCTCGGTGACGCTGCCGGATTCAAACCCTCTGCCGCTGATGATCTCTCGGATGCCGAACGCCTCAACAGTCTAGGTTTACCTGTCTATTCCAACGCCGCCGAACTCGCCGCAGGCATGGGCATTACCCTCAACGAATTGCGCTTTCTGACCTACAGCAATCAAGTCTCGCGGGTGTGCCACTACCAACATTTTGCGATGCAGAAAAAGTCCGGCGGTACGCGCCTGATTTCCGCGCCGATGCCGCGTTTGAAACGTCTGCAATACTGGGTGTTGGACACTATTCTGCAACCGCTGGAACTCACCGAACAAGCGCACGGTTTCGTCACCGGGCGCAGCATTGTCAGCAATGCCCAGCCGCATCTGGCGCAAAAAGTCGTGATCAATATGGATCTGAAAGACTTTTTCCCCACCGTCACTTACCCGCGAATCAAAGGCACGTTTGCGCAACTTGGCTACAATAACGAGGTCGCGTCCCTGCTCGCGTTGCTGTGTTCTGAAGCCGATACGCAAACGGTGGAAATGGATGAGCAACGTTATTACCTCAACAGCACTAGCCGCCGCTTGCCACAAGGCGCACCCACCAGCCCCGCCTTGAGTAACGTGATTTGCCGCACGCTGGACAAACGCTTGCAAGGCTTGGCGACCAAACACGGTTTTGCCTACACCCGTTACGCCGATGACTTGACGTTTTCTGGTACGGATACTGCCGCCGTTCCCGCCTTGTTATACGGTGCAAAAGCCACGGTGACAGCGGAAGGTTTCAACGTCCACCCCGACAAAACCCGCATCATGAAACAGGGCAGCAAGCAGGAAGTCACTGGCATTGTGGTCAACCAACACCTGTCGGTCGATAACAAAAAGCTCAAGCAATTCCGCGCCCTGCTGTTCCAGATCGACAAAGACGGCTACGGCGATAAAAGCTGGGGCAACAGTTACAACATTCTGGCAAGCATCAAAAGTTACGCGCATTACGTGCGCATGGTGAACCCCGAAAAAGGCAGCCGGTTTCTGGAACAGATTGCCGCCATCCAGCAAAAACACGGCAAACCCAACGTGGCGATGAAGTTTACTAACACGCAATTCCGTGAACGTGCCGCACAAGGCAAGTTACCGCTGGAATCCATGCAGGTTGCGTCCGTCAAACCAACGCCGACGCTGGATGACACGATTCAACACCGCGACGTGCTTATCGAAGTCCAACAAATCATCGGAGGTAAATCATGA
- a CDS encoding calcium/sodium antiporter, whose translation MLLSLAAIVVGLAVLVWSADKFVEGAAATAKHLGMPSLLIGMVVVGFGTSAPEMTVSAFAAWEGNPALALGNAYGSNILNIALILGITAVIAVIAVHSDIVRKEMPILLAVTLLSGLLLWDKEISRWDAVILLVVFFGVMGWSIYSALRGRNDALSAEVEEELASHPMTLKTALVWLAVGLVLLIISSRILVWGAVDIANALGVSDLIIGLTIVALGTSLPELASSIAAARKGESDLALGNIVGSNLFNTLAVVGIAGAIAPIAVADEVLTRDFPVMLAVTFGLFVMAYGFRKPGHLTHWEGILMLSVYFGYTGWLIYTVVA comes from the coding sequence ATGTTGTTATCACTAGCTGCTATTGTTGTCGGCCTTGCTGTATTGGTATGGAGCGCCGATAAATTTGTCGAAGGCGCTGCTGCCACCGCAAAACATTTAGGAATGCCCTCACTGCTGATCGGAATGGTGGTCGTCGGGTTTGGTACTTCTGCCCCTGAAATGACCGTATCGGCCTTTGCCGCGTGGGAAGGCAATCCCGCCTTGGCGTTGGGCAATGCCTACGGTTCCAATATTTTAAATATCGCCTTGATATTAGGGATAACCGCCGTGATTGCGGTGATTGCAGTGCATTCGGATATTGTCCGTAAAGAAATGCCGATTTTGCTGGCGGTGACGCTGTTGTCGGGTTTGTTGTTATGGGACAAGGAAATCAGCCGTTGGGATGCGGTTATTTTGCTGGTGGTGTTTTTCGGGGTTATGGGTTGGTCTATTTACTCGGCGCTGCGTGGGCGGAATGATGCGCTGTCTGCGGAGGTAGAAGAAGAATTGGCAAGCCACCCGATGACGTTGAAAACCGCCTTGGTATGGTTGGCGGTCGGTTTGGTGTTGTTGATCATTAGTTCGCGGATTCTGGTGTGGGGTGCGGTGGATATTGCGAATGCCTTAGGGGTCAGCGATTTGATTATTGGGCTGACGATTGTCGCGCTGGGTACTTCATTGCCGGAATTGGCATCTTCCATTGCGGCGGCTCGCAAAGGCGAATCCGATTTGGCACTGGGCAATATTGTCGGCTCGAATCTGTTTAATACCTTGGCAGTGGTCGGGATTGCCGGGGCAATTGCCCCGATTGCGGTTGCCGATGAAGTGCTGACCCGTGATTTCCCGGTCATGTTGGCAGTCACCTTCGGCTTGTTTGTGATGGCTTATGGTTTCCGCAAACCGGGACACCTGACCCATTGGGAAGGCATTTTGATGTTAAGTGTGTATTTCGGGTATACCGGCTGGTTGATTTACACCGTGGTCGCATAA
- a CDS encoding alanine--glyoxylate aminotransferase family protein, with the protein MTVKSFHPPVRTLMGPGPSDVSPRVLGAMARPTLGHLDPMFVGMMDEVKAMLQYAFQTKNALTMAVSAPGSAGMETCFVNLVEPGDKVIVCQNGVFGGRMKENVERCGATAIMVMDDWGKPVDPNKVEAALKANPDAKVVAFVHAETSTGAQSDAQTLVKLAHDYGCLTIVDAVTSLAGTPLKVDEWEIDAIYSGTQKCLSCVPGISPVSFGERAIERIKNRKTPVQSWFMDMNLVMAYWGGTGKRAYHHTAAVNTLYALHESLVMLQEEGLENSWARHARNHQALKAGIEAMGLRFVVDEAYRLPQLNSVTLPEGVDEAAVRTALLNDYSLEIGAGLGALAGKIWRIGLMGFASNEKNVLNCLGALDAVLSGMNAQINSGVAVRAAKQAFAQ; encoded by the coding sequence ATGACCGTGAAATCTTTCCACCCGCCTGTTCGCACTCTCATGGGGCCTGGCCCTTCCGACGTTAGCCCGCGTGTTCTGGGGGCAATGGCTCGCCCGACGCTGGGGCATCTTGACCCGATGTTCGTGGGCATGATGGATGAAGTGAAAGCGATGCTGCAATACGCTTTCCAAACCAAAAACGCGCTGACAATGGCGGTGTCTGCGCCCGGTTCTGCGGGCATGGAAACCTGCTTTGTGAATCTGGTCGAGCCGGGTGATAAGGTAATCGTTTGCCAAAACGGTGTGTTCGGCGGACGCATGAAGGAAAACGTCGAGCGTTGCGGCGCAACCGCGATCATGGTGATGGATGACTGGGGCAAGCCGGTTGACCCGAACAAAGTGGAAGCGGCATTGAAAGCCAATCCTGATGCGAAAGTCGTGGCGTTTGTCCACGCCGAAACCTCCACGGGGGCGCAATCGGACGCACAAACGCTGGTGAAATTGGCACACGATTACGGTTGCTTGACCATCGTGGATGCGGTGACTTCACTGGCAGGCACGCCGCTGAAAGTGGATGAGTGGGAAATCGACGCGATTTATTCCGGTACGCAAAAATGCTTGTCGTGCGTCCCCGGCATTTCCCCGGTAAGTTTCGGTGAACGGGCGATTGAACGCATTAAAAACCGCAAAACTCCGGTGCAAAGCTGGTTCATGGACATGAATCTGGTCATGGCTTACTGGGGCGGCACGGGCAAACGCGCTTACCACCACACCGCAGCGGTGAACACCCTGTACGCGCTGCACGAATCGTTGGTGATGTTGCAGGAAGAAGGCTTGGAAAATTCATGGGCGCGTCATGCGCGTAACCATCAAGCCTTGAAAGCGGGGATCGAAGCAATGGGCTTGCGGTTTGTGGTGGATGAGGCTTACCGCTTGCCACAACTGAACTCTGTCACGCTGCCGGAAGGTGTGGATGAGGCGGCGGTGCGTACCGCGTTGCTCAACGATTACAGTCTGGAAATCGGCGCAGGTTTGGGCGCATTGGCAGGCAAAATCTGGCGCATCGGCTTGATGGGCTTTGCCAGCAATGAGAAGAATGTGCTGAATTGTTTGGGCGCGTTGGATGCGGTGTTGTCGGGGATGAATGCGCAGATTAATAGCGGTGTCGCAGTGCGGGCGGCGAAGCAGGCTTTTGCGCAGTAA
- a CDS encoding DUF1820 family protein: MSSDRSIYRISFVNQDKIYEIFAKQVYESDLYGFVVVEEIVFGTQSTVVIDPGEERLKTEFEAVKRSFIPIHSVIRIDEVERTGVSKIHALESGSVAGNVSPFARPVGKKKD; encoded by the coding sequence TTGAGCAGCGACCGCAGCATTTACCGCATTTCTTTCGTCAACCAAGACAAGATTTACGAAATCTTTGCTAAACAAGTCTATGAATCAGACTTGTATGGCTTTGTTGTGGTTGAAGAAATCGTTTTCGGTACGCAAAGCACGGTGGTCATCGACCCCGGCGAAGAACGCCTCAAAACCGAGTTTGAAGCTGTGAAGCGCAGTTTCATTCCCATTCATTCGGTGATTCGCATTGACGAGGTAGAGCGCACTGGCGTCAGTAAAATCCATGCGCTTGAATCCGGGAGCGTGGCGGGCAATGTTAGCCCGTTTGCGCGTCCGGTTGGCAAGAAAAAAGACTAA
- a CDS encoding SWIM zinc finger domain-containing protein: MEFSRKYNGNSQVSTNSRETNMSFVPDALRNPTFFAADLGQHIPFREAMSALHQVVVSDMAFQPKDKSDYKAWLKTQEDVFLAEAMAKHGQIKAQLDELRQQMREVQHAESAVLSPFYTARSKYFQYLYKNDMDAWFVLDPVITVHPDSLFFECFSQDESSYGKLSCRYEVFQNVREHAYGTTNIDYSHELYQEFQKIRDYKRTEFVIDPSGFEVKTNLSDDFKEEKIDLPDSWVRGFLQVSSAMSLPFTTFNLHPMDMYNILLFLKRHKEKTGPRSLRFCLTPDQPIQVKFDPWGETLICPRSVYTGNAAQEVRIWGRRRLFILERLLPIVKHFRVSLLGSGLPSFWVAEMEYMTFTLGLSGWSANDFSRMGNFDLMAPRGEVDSVTAERVFAALQTTWQESATSLALRLGLDELTVKSALGIYSQYGRVLYDMDKDVYRIRELSKDPLPMDKLRFSNEREARADNFRKAGLVMVVAREAQQNGRQLVRGEVIDNAHTYQPEITLDADMRLVEAKCSCHFYIQNKLNQGPCEHMLAVRLGTHNTNS; the protein is encoded by the coding sequence ATGGAGTTTTCCAGAAAATATAACGGCAACTCGCAAGTATCGACAAATAGCCGTGAAACGAATATGTCCTTTGTGCCGGATGCGCTGCGCAACCCGACGTTTTTTGCAGCGGATTTGGGGCAACATATCCCCTTCCGCGAAGCCATGTCCGCGCTGCATCAAGTAGTGGTGTCGGATATGGCGTTCCAGCCCAAGGACAAATCCGATTACAAAGCGTGGTTGAAAACGCAAGAGGATGTGTTTTTAGCGGAAGCGATGGCGAAGCATGGGCAAATCAAAGCGCAACTGGATGAATTACGTCAGCAAATGCGCGAAGTGCAACACGCCGAAAGTGCGGTTTTATCGCCGTTTTATACAGCGCGTTCCAAGTATTTCCAGTATTTGTACAAGAACGATATGGATGCGTGGTTTGTGCTTGATCCGGTGATCACGGTTCACCCCGACAGCCTTTTCTTTGAATGCTTTTCGCAGGACGAATCCAGTTACGGCAAACTGAGCTGCCGCTACGAAGTGTTTCAGAATGTGCGCGAACACGCTTACGGCACGACCAATATCGACTATTCGCACGAGTTGTATCAGGAATTCCAGAAAATCCGTGATTACAAGCGCACCGAATTTGTGATTGATCCGTCGGGATTTGAGGTGAAAACTAATCTGAGTGATGACTTTAAGGAGGAGAAAATCGACCTGCCAGATAGTTGGGTGCGCGGTTTTCTGCAAGTCAGTTCGGCGATGAGTTTGCCCTTTACAACATTCAATCTGCACCCAATGGATATGTACAATATCTTGCTGTTTTTGAAGCGGCATAAGGAAAAAACCGGGCCACGTTCCTTGCGATTTTGCCTGACACCGGATCAGCCGATTCAGGTAAAGTTTGATCCGTGGGGCGAAACTTTGATCTGTCCGCGCAGTGTTTACACGGGCAATGCGGCGCAGGAAGTGCGGATTTGGGGACGGAGGCGCTTGTTCATTCTGGAACGTTTGTTACCGATTGTGAAGCATTTCCGCGTGAGTTTGCTGGGTTCGGGTTTGCCGAGCTTTTGGGTGGCGGAAATGGAGTACATGACGTTTACCTTGGGCTTGTCGGGCTGGAGTGCCAATGATTTTTCGCGGATGGGCAATTTCGACCTGATGGCTCCGCGTGGTGAAGTGGATAGCGTGACTGCCGAGCGCGTGTTTGCGGCGTTGCAGACTACTTGGCAGGAAAGCGCCACGTCGCTGGCGTTGCGGCTGGGGTTGGATGAGTTGACGGTGAAATCGGCGTTGGGGATTTATTCGCAATACGGGCGGGTGTTGTACGACATGGATAAAGATGTGTACCGCATCCGCGAACTCAGCAAAGACCCGTTACCGATGGATAAGCTGCGTTTCAGCAATGAACGCGAAGCGCGGGCGGATAATTTCCGTAAGGCGGGATTGGTGATGGTGGTGGCGCGGGAAGCGCAGCAGAATGGACGGCAGTTAGTGCGCGGCGAAGTGATTGATAACGCGCATACTTACCAGCCAGAGATTACGCTGGATGCGGATATGCGCTTGGTGGAAGCGAAGTGTTCTTGCCACTTTTATATTCAGAACAAGCTGAATCAAGGGCCGTGTGAGCATATGTTGGCGGTGCGGTTAGGAACGCACAATACCAATTCCTAG
- a CDS encoding IclR family transcriptional regulator, translated as MKAETDTTRIQVIDRAAALLDAIARYPEPISLKVLSAETGLHTSTAHRILSSLIDNRFVERDPAGRYRLGIHLLQLGVRLHNKIDLRSVALPYMESLRDQLNESVNLTLREGDVVVYIEKATPNRMMHVQQVVGSRAPLHVTAVGKLMLGVGSDDDIRSYAQRTNLPAYTRNTLSSLPQLLGVCQQAAQQGYALDNEEAEIGVGCIGVLIYDSTGRAVAGLSVSAPMERRQMAWVEAVQAAGKAISAQLGGG; from the coding sequence ATGAAAGCAGAAACCGACACCACCCGCATCCAAGTCATCGACCGCGCCGCCGCGTTGCTCGATGCTATCGCCCGTTACCCTGAACCGATCAGCCTGAAAGTGTTGAGTGCGGAAACCGGGTTACACACCTCCACCGCACACCGCATCCTCAGTTCCCTGATCGACAACCGCTTTGTGGAACGTGATCCGGCGGGGCGTTACCGGCTGGGGATTCACCTGTTGCAATTGGGGGTGCGTTTGCACAATAAGATCGACTTGCGTTCGGTGGCGTTGCCCTACATGGAATCCTTGCGCGATCAATTGAACGAGTCGGTCAACCTCACGTTGCGTGAAGGTGACGTGGTGGTGTACATCGAAAAAGCCACGCCGAACCGCATGATGCATGTGCAACAAGTGGTCGGCAGCCGTGCGCCGTTGCACGTTACCGCCGTCGGCAAGCTGATGTTGGGGGTGGGCAGTGATGACGATATTCGCAGCTACGCGCAGCGCACCAATTTACCTGCGTATACCCGCAACACGTTATCGAGCTTGCCGCAATTGTTGGGCGTTTGCCAGCAAGCGGCGCAACAGGGTTACGCGCTGGATAATGAAGAGGCAGAAATCGGGGTGGGGTGCATTGGCGTGCTGATTTATGACAGCACGGGTCGGGCGGTGGCGGGCTTGTCGGTATCTGCGCCGATGGAACGGCGGCAGATGGCGTGGGTGGAGGCGGTGCAGGCGGCGGGCAAGGCGATTTCGGCGCAGTTGGGGGGCGGATAA